A genomic stretch from Erigeron canadensis isolate Cc75 chromosome 9, C_canadensis_v1, whole genome shotgun sequence includes:
- the LOC122581415 gene encoding zinc finger CCCH domain-containing protein 39-like has product MEHPFNGGNNGGSELYPKQNAFNSNKRSRNQEVSINYQKSAPLTTGSQRSNLPVNKVGNGNIFFKTRMCQRFLDGICGNGDGCSFAHGRSDLREPPPNWHELVKDSKGGNGLHYNDEDRWIQQRGICKKFYYRNECPYGDKCNFSHERPAKFRVDAAMDTEITRETSVISIQTMVDRGQSQIDAGKRVVNVVNTVQDASRASQMTNIWKPGACGKWETTSQCIHADKCHFAHGHAGISTGRVDVNRYPCPGSSVATNTVHSSFTIPVATDVPVQQHIGRGFLKLANRKTNRIYGDWIDDEEDESI; this is encoded by the exons ATGGAACACCCTTTTAATGGTGGCAACAATGGTGGAAGTGAACTCTACCCTAAACAAAATGCATTTAACTCAAACAAGAGATCAAGAAACCAAGAAGTCAGCATAAACTATCAAAAGTCAGCACCTTTGACCACTGGAAGTCAAAGGTCCAACCTCCCTGTGAATAAAGTAGGAAACGGCAACATATTCTTCAAGACGCGAATGTGTCAAAGGTTTCTTGATGGAATATGTGGTAATGGGGACGGATGTAGTTTCGCTCATGGCCGTAGTGATTTACGTGAACCACCACCAAATTGGCACGAACTCGTGAAGGATAGTAAAGGTGGAAATGGTTTGCATTATAATGATGAGGATAGATGGATTCAGCAAAGGGGGatttgtaaaaagttttatTACAGGAATGAATGCCCGTATGGAGATAAGTGTAATTTTAGCCATGAAAGGCCTGCTAAGTTTAGGGTTGATGCAGCCATGGATACTGAAATAACAAGAGAAACTTCTGTGATTAGCATTCAGACTATGGTTGATCGTGGTCAAAGTCAAATTGATGCTGGTAAACGTGTTGTTAATGTTGTAAACACTGTTCAAGATGCTTCACGAGCTTCTCAGATGACTAATATTTGGAAGCCTGGAGCCTGTGGCAAATGGGAAACAACTAGCCAATGCATACATGCAGATAAATGTCACTTCGCTCATGGGCATGCAGGTATTT CAACCGGACGTGTGGATGTTAACAGGTACCCTTGTCCTGGCAGTTCAGTTGCAACGAACACAGTTCACAGTTCCTTTACCATACCAGTGGCCACTGATGTTCCCGTGCAACAACATATAGGAAGAGGTTTCTTGAAATTAGCAAATAGGAAGACAAATCGCATATATGGAGACTggattgatgatgaagaagatgagtcGATCTAA
- the LOC122581416 gene encoding protein RTF1 homolog, whose protein sequence is MADLEDMLYEAEERPAGKNQHNSLSPSRRPEKGSYSATREPSSASLVPLKKSLNLAERDDGHSREDDEQDDDVADRYDDRDGDSDGDSFDSDLYIDDRKRLDRMSELDREYILESRYKRADKDMKINMEKKKEKSNLTRKIISPPRTVSSTACSVDRTYAKEYALNKLRNQKRLLQQDQESHWKHRGGDTVVKQRSFAAVAALSASSPSDAEDESSTGEMGDSEDDSFDGDLHIDDRKRLERLPELDKEYIVETRYYKRADKDMEINMEKKKEKFNLTRNNTSPPHTVNRAVCSSDRSADHTYAKEIVLNKLLNQKRLRQQDQESHRKHRGDDTAVKRRSFAERAALMVSSSCDAEDESSTGEMGDSEDDSFDSDLYIDENDRKRLARMSDLDRVYIVESRKTKRADKDMKINMEKKIEKSNLTRKDTSPPHTVNRTVRASTLSLSYICKRICIERVIKEAFAAPAALSASSHSDAEDENSTGEMGDSDDDNVSKDSSVLTYEDVKGITISRSKLARLIMEPFFEELIVGCLVRVGIGKSKTGPIYCLCIVRNVDAADLNRQYKLGNKISHKYLNVVWGNENSVARWQMEIISDSPPIKEEFDQLFQEVDCHGGRMPSSQEVLDKRDAIEKSCSYVYSAETVKQMLHEKKSTIRRPLNVATEKDRLSRVLEGARRKQDEVEVKKIKAKLQELEASRQTQQKDMQINMKKKKQNCNLTRKDTSPPHCKLGSRLFCSLRCKRICIGRIT, encoded by the exons ATGGCGGACTTGGAAGATATGCTTTATGAAGCTGAAGAGAGACCAGCTGGAAAAAACCAGCATAATTCCCTATCCCCTTCTAGGAGGCCAGAAAAGGGTTCTTATTCTGCCACTAGGGAGCCTTCTTCTGCTTCCCTAGTTCCTTTGAAGAAAAGTTTGAATCTTGCTGAACGAGACGATGGACATAGCCGTGAAGATGATGAACAAGACGATGATGTTGCCGATAGGTATGATGATCGTGATGGTGATAGCGATGGCGACTCTTTTGATAGTGATCTTTACATAGATGATAGGAAAAGACTTGATAGAATGTCTGAGTTGGATAGAGAGTATATACTGGAAAGTCGTTACAAGAGAGCCGACAAggatatgaaaattaatatggagaagaagaaagaaaagtcTAACCTTACAAGAAAAATTATCTCCCCACCTCGCACTGTAAGCTCTACAGCTTGCTCAGTGGATCGTACGTATGCAAAAGAATATGCATTGAACAAGTTACGTAACCAAAAAAGATTGCTTCAGCAAGATCAAGAGTCTCATTGGAAACACAGAGGCGGTGATACAGTAGTAAAGCAAAGGAGCTTTGCAGCTGTAGCTGCTTTAAGTGCCTCAAGTCCCAGTGATGCTGAAGATGAAAGTTCAACAGGTGAAATGGGTGATAGCGAAGATGACTCCTTTGATGGTGATCTTCACATAGATGATAGGAAAAGGCTTGAGAGACTGCCTGAGTTGGATAAAGAGTATATAGTGGAGACTCGTTATTACAAGAGAGCTGATAAGGATATGGAAATTAATatggagaagaagaaagaaaagttTAACCTTACAAGAAATAATACCTCCCCACCTCACACTGTAAACCGGGCAGTATGCTCTTCGGATCGCTCAGCTGATCATACATATGCAAAAGAAATCGTATTGAATAAGTTACTCAACCAAAAAAGATTACGTCAGCAAGATCAAGAGTCTCATCGGAAACACAGAGGCGATGACACCGCAGTAAAGCGAAGGAGCTTTGCAGAACGAGCTGCTTTAATGGTCTCGAGTTCGTGCGATGCTGAAGATGAAAGTTCAACAGGTGAAATGGGTGATAGCGAAGATGACTCCTTTGATAGTGATCTTTACATAGATGAAAATGATAGGAAAAGGCTTGCTAGAATGTCTGATTTAGATAGAGTATATATAGTGGAAAGTCGTAAAACCAAGAGAGCTGATAAggatatgaaaattaatatgGAGAAGAAGATAGAAAAGTCTAACCTTACAAGAAAAGATACCTCCCCACCTCACACCGTAAACCGCACAGTACGTGCTTCGACTCTCAGCTTATCGTACATATGCAAAAGAATCTGTATTGAACGAGTTAT CAAAGAAGCTTTTGCAGCACCAGCTGCTTTAAGTGCCTCGAGTCATAGTGATGCCGAAGATGAAAATTCAACAGGTGAAATGGGTGATAGTGATGATGACAATGTGTCAAAGGATTCCTCTGTACTTACATACGAGGATGTGAAGGGAATCACCATCAGTAGGTCAAAACTAGCTAGATTGATTATGGAGCCTTTCTTTGAGGAGTTGATTGTCGGTTGTCTTGTGAGGGTTGGCATTGGGAAGTCAAAGACCGGACCGATATACTGTCTCTGCATAGTTAGAAATGTGGATGCAGCTGACCTTAACAGACAATACAAGCTGGGAAACAAGATAAGTCATAAATATCTGAATGTTGTCTGGGGAAATGAAAATTCTGTTGCCAGGTGGCAGATGGAGATCATTTCAGACTCGCCTCCGATCAAAGAAGAGTTTGACCAATTATTTCAAGAGGTTGACTGTCATGGTGGAAGGATGCCCAGTAGTCAGGAGGTGTTGGATAAGCGAGATGCCATAGAAAAGTCCTGTTCATATGTATACTCTGCAGAAACTGTGAAGCAAATGCTCCATGAGAAGAAGTCGACAATAAGGAGACCATTGAATGTTGCAACTGAGAAAGATCGGTTAAGCAGAGTCCTGGAAGGAGCTCGACGGAAGCAAGATGAAGTGGAAGTCAAGAAGATTAAAGCAAAACTCCAAGAACTAGAAGCTTCCCGGCAGACTCAACAGAAAGATATGCAAATTaatatgaagaagaagaaacaaaattgtAACCTTACAAGAAAAGATACCTCCCCACCTCACTGTAAACTGGGCAGTAGGCTCTTCTGCTCACTCCGCTGTAAAAGAATTTGCATTGGACGaattacataa
- the LOC122581243 gene encoding sulfoquinovosidase-like, which yields MSTLKITKKHNKHLNNPFPSTPKSLPYKKGHLFLNSQTTLLTHNIFTIGSNFQLHFTSENGGFFSICHKSQPTRSIWSTIPGQSFISTAMAETEVEESRGSFIIKDKNVKYICDHQTIDEINVLKNEKDIIFQGKDQEFESGYVENRPESPVVEIKGRIFCVRKNKKVSNEEKLEALENNVHSYAKYKLLFDQRNSNQIGFQVKLGNLNLGCSPKLSPRTYKGFVKKSSRTRRIRVRIWGSFLKRKRVVTDLSNEEENVVMKDGGNECFNRICLTYSSEKNERFFGFGEQFSHMDFKGRKVPIFVQEQGIGRGDQPITFAANLVSYRAGGDWSTTYAPSPFYMTSKMKSLYLEGYDYSVFDLTLDDRVQIQIHGDCIEGRILYGNSPSELIEQFTESIGRPPELPDWIISGAIVGMQGGTNKVRHVWEELVAHDVPISAFWLQDWVGERKTVIGSQLWWNWEVDETRYNGWKQLIKDLSTQHIKVMTYCNPCLAPMDTKPDAKKNLFEEAKRLDILVKDKNGEAYMVPNTAFDVGMLDLTHPNAANWFKKILQDMVDDGVRGWMADFGEGLPVDACIYSGEDPISAHNRYPEIWAQINREFTEEWKSTLVGKEKEDPSESLVFFMRAGFRNSPKWAMLFWEGDQMVSWQANDGIKSAVVGLLSSGLCGYAFNHSDIGGYCAVNLPFFKYKRDEELLIRWMELNAFTTIFRTHEGNKPSVNCQFYSNERTLSHFARFAKVYKAWKFYRVQLVKEASQKGLPVCRHLFLHYPNDDHVHNLTYEQFLVGDEILVVPTLDKQIKNVKAYFPVGESSAWKHIWTGDLYDLQGSEATIEAPVGYPAIFVKDGSVIGENFLKNLRDYKIL from the exons ATGTCGACTCTCAAAATCACCAAGAAACACAACAAGCATCTCAACAATCCTTTCCCATCAACCCCAAAATCTTTACCATACAAAAAAGGACATCTTTTCTTGAATTCCCAAACTACCCTCTTAACCCACAATATATTTACCATTGGCAGTAATTTTCAGTTACATTTTACATCAGAAAATGGTGGCTTTTTCTCCATTTGTCATAAGTCTCAACCAACAAGATCCATATGGTCAACAATCCCTGGtcaatcttttatctcaacTGCAATGGCTGAAACAGAAGTGGAAGAAAGTAGAGGATCATTTATTATTAAggataaaaatgttaaatatatatgtgatcATCAAACTATAGATGAAATAAATgtgttgaaaaatgaaaaagacaTTATTTTTCAAGGAAAAGATCAAGAATTTGAATCTGGGTATGTCGAAAATCGACCCGAATCCCCTGTTGTTGAAATAAAAGGTAGGATTTTTTGTGTAAGAAAGAATAAGAAAGTGTCAAATGAAGaaaagttggaagctttagaaAACAATGTGCATAGTTATGCAAAGTATAAGCTTTTGTTTGATCAAAGGAATAGTAATCAAATTGGGTTTCAAGTAAAACTTGGAAATTTGAATCTTGGATGTTCACCAAAGTTATCACCTAGGACTTACAAGGGATTTGTTAAGAAGTCGAGTCGAACTAGACGGATTAGAGTTAGGATATGGGGATCATTCTTAAAGAGAAAACGGGTTGTGACAGATTTAAGTAATGAAGAGGAAAATGTAGTAATGAAAGATGGCGGAAATGAGTGTTTTAATAGGATTTGTCTTACGTATTCaagtgaaaaaaatgaaagattttttGGGTTCGGGGAACAGTTCTCACATATGGACTTTAAAGGAAGGAAGGTCCCGATCTTTGTTCAAGAACAAGGAATTGGCAGAGGTGATCAACCAATCACATTTGCTGCTAATCTTGTTAGTTACAG GGCTGGGGGTGACTGGAGTACAACATATGCACCTTCACCGTTTTATATGACATCAAAGATGAAATCGCTTTACCTTGAAGGTTATGACTATTCAGTCTTTGACCTTACACTGGATGACAGAGTTCAGATACAG ATACATGGAGATTGTATTGAAGGTAGGATATTGTATGGGAACTCACCTTCTGAGCTCATTGAACAGTTCACTGAGTCGATTGGCAGACCACCTGAACTTCCTGATTGGATCATATCTGGTGCCATTGTGGGAATGCAAGGTGGAACAAACAAAGTGCGGCATGTTTGGGAGGAACTAGTGGCTCATGACGTTCCAATATCAGCATTCTGGTTGCAG GATTGGGTAGGAGAGAGGAAGACGGTAATCGGATCACAACTTTGGTGGAATTGGGAAGTGGATGAAACACGGTATAATGGATGGAAACAGCTTATTAAGGATCTTAGTACCCAACACATTAAAGTGATGACATATTGCAATCCTTGTCTAGCTCCG ATGGATACTAAGCCAGATGCAAAGAAAAACCTCTTTGAAGAGGCAAAAAGATTGGACATTTTAGTGAAAGACAAGAATGGAGAAGCTTACATGGTTCCTAATACGGCTTTTGATGTGGGGATGTTGGATTTGACACATCCTAATGCTGCAAATTGGTTCAAAAAAATTCTTCAAGATATGGTAGATGATGGTGTTCGCGGATGGATGGCTGACTTTGGTGAGGGCCTTCCTGTCGACGCCTGCATTTATTCAG GTGAAGATCCCATATCTGCACATAATAGATATCCAGAGATATGGGCCCAAATAAACCGGGAATTCACGGAAGAATGGAAAAGCACACTTGTTGGAAAGGAGAAAGAAGACCCTTCAGAATCATTGGTTTTCTTTATGAGAGCGGGTTTCAGAAATAGTCCTAAATGGGCAATGCTCTTTTGGGAAGGGGATCAAATGGTGAGTTGGCAGGCTAATGATGGGATTAAAAGTGCCGTTGTCGGCTTGCTTAGTAGTGGGCTTTGTGGATATGCGTTTAATCATAGTGACATTGGAGGCTATTGTGCAGTAAACTTACCCTTCTTTAAGTACAAAAGAGATGAAGAGTTACTAATAAGATGGATGGAGTTAAATGCCTTCACCACAATATTCCGAACACATGAA GGAAACAAGCCATCTGTTAATTGTCAGTTCTATTCAAATGAAAGGACATTATCGCATTTTGCACGTTTTGCAAAAGTTTACAAAGCATGGAAGTTTTATAGGGTCCAACTCGTGAAG GAAGCTAGTCAAAAAGGTCTTCCAGTTTGCCGACACCTATTTCTCCATTACCCTAATGATGATCATGTACATAACTTGACATATGAGCAGTTTCTTGTTGGTGACGAGATTCTGGTAGTGCCAACTCTTGATAAACAAATAAAGAATGTGAAAGCATACTTTCCAGTTGGAGAAAGTAGTGCTTGGAAGCATATATGGACTGGAGATTTATATGACCTTCAAGGTTCAGAAGCTACAATAGAAGCTCCAGTTGGCTATCCAGCAATTTTTGTCAAGGATGGATCAGTTATAGGAGAGAACTTCCTAAAAAATCTAAGAGACTACAAGATTCTATAA